The proteins below are encoded in one region of Gopherus flavomarginatus isolate rGopFla2 chromosome 12, rGopFla2.mat.asm, whole genome shotgun sequence:
- the LOC127032553 gene encoding olfactory receptor 5V1-like, with protein sequence MGNQTEVIECIILGLSSDPQMQIFLFMVLSVVYLITLLANMVIMLARRADPHLHTPMHFFLSHLPFVDICYSSAIVPNVLVHFLAEHKTISVNRCIAQLFFISLLAATEIFILSAMSYDHYTAICDPLCYMNIMNKGICVQLVSGAWAIGFIDALLNTVFALKLHFCGPNQISLFSCELPSLLQLSCTDTFTNQVVLLTSAVAFGWSSFLLTLISYIHIISTILRIRSEEGRHKAFSPCSSHLIVVGLLYLTGFLQYTKHSSVSSVVLDEMFSIQYSILTLMLNLIICSLKNKEVKTAVGKTLGKFKFLK encoded by the coding sequence ATGGGAAATCAAACCGAAGTGATTGAATGTATTATCCTGGGACTTTCCAGTGACCCACAGATGCAGATTTTCCTCTTCATGGTGTTGTCAGTTGTCTACTTAATCACACTTTTGGCAAACATGGTGATCATGCTGGCGAGAAGGGCTGATCCTCACCTTCACACCCCAATGCACTTCTTCCTGTCTCATTTACCCTTTGTTGATATCTGCTATTCCTCAGCCATTGTCCCTAATGTGTTGGTGCATTTCCTAGCAGAGCACAAAACCATTTCTGTCAATAGATGCATTGCACAGTTGTTCTTCATTTCTCTGCTGGCTGCTACTGAAATTTTTATTCTCTCAGCAATGTCTTATGACCATTACACTGCCATCTGTGATCCATTGTGTTACATGAATATAATGAACAAAGGGATCTGTGTTCAGCTGGTGAGTGGTGCATGGGCAATAGGTTTCATAGATGCCCTGcttaacactgtttttgccctcaAGTTGCATTTCTGTGGGCCCAATCAAATCAGCCTTTTCAGCTGTGAGCTCCCTTCTCTATTACAGCTGTCCTGCACTGACACCTTCACCAATCAAGTGGTCCTTCTTACTTCTGCTGTGGCATTTGGGTGgagctcctttctcctcaccctgATCTCCTACATTCACATCATCTCCACTATTCTGAGGATACGGTCTGAGGAGGGcaggcataaagccttctccccctgcagctcccacctgatTGTGGTTGGCTTGTTGTACCTGACAGGTTTTCTCCAGTACACAAAACACAGCTCAGTCTCCTCTGTAGTTCTGGATGAAATGTTCTCCATCCAGTACAGTATCTTAACCCTCATGTTAAACCTCATCATCTGCAGCCTGAAAAACAAGGAGGTGAAAACAGCTGTAGGAAAAACACTGGGGAAATTCAAATTTCTCAAGTAG